A genomic window from Brassica oleracea var. oleracea cultivar TO1000 chromosome C8, BOL, whole genome shotgun sequence includes:
- the LOC106309805 gene encoding cytochrome P450 71B7, which produces MSTFLYFLYLLPIFLLSFFIISKKLKPSKWKLPPGPKTLPIIGNLHNLKGLPHACFRNLSQTYGPVMLLRFGFVPVVVISSREGAEEALKTQDLECCSRPETVATRMISYNFKDIGFAPYGEEWKALRKLVVVELLNMKKFQSFSYIREEENNLLVKKLTESALTHSPVNLKKTLFTLVASIVCRLAFGIDIHKCEFVDEDNVADLVHKFELVVDGIAFSDFFPRVGWLIDRVSGQNKTLNNVFSELDTFFQNILDDHLKPGRTVSENPDVVDVMVELMKKQERDGDSFKLTTDHFKGIISDIFLAGVNTSVITLIWAMTELIRNPRVMEKVQHEIRTTLGDKKKSLTADDLNHLNYFKLVVKETFRLHPAAPLLLPRETMSHVKIQGYDIPKKSQMMINIYSIARDPKLWTNPDEFNPDRFLESSVDYRGLNFELLPFGSGRRICPGMNMGIATVELGLLNLLYFFNWGLPEGKTVKDIDLEETGSIIISKKTTLELVPLLHNFNK; this is translated from the exons ATGTCAACCTTCCTTTACTTTCTCTATCTTTTGCCTATCTTCTTACTTTCCTTTTTCATCATATCAAAAAAACTCAAACCCTCGAAATGGAAACTTCCTCCAGGCCCCAAGACGCTTCCCATCATCGGAAACTTGCACAACCTCAAAGGCCTGCCTCACGCGTGTTTTCGAAACCTCTCCCAAACGTACGGTCCGGTGATGCTTCTCCGTTTCGGATTCGTCCCCGTGGTCGTGATCTCATCGAGAGAAGGAGCAGAGGAAGCTCTCAAGACCCAAGATCTCGAGTGTTGCAGCCGACCAGAGACGGTCGCGACAAGAATGATCTCTTACAACTTCAAAGACATAGGGTTCGCTCCTTACGGCGAGGAATGGAAAGCGTTGAGGAAGCTCGTGGTTGTGGAGCTTTTGAACATGAAGAAGTTTCAGTCTTTTAGTTACATAAGAGAGGAAGAGAATAACTTGCTGGTCAAGAAACTTACGGAATCTGCTCTGACGCACTCCCCTGTGAATTTGAAGAAGACCCTTTTCACGCTTGTTGCTAGTATCGTGTGTAGGCTCGCTTTTGGGATAGATATTCACAAGTGTGAGTTCGTGGACGAGGACAACGTTGCGGATCTTGTTCATAAGTTTGAGTTGGTTGTGGATGGTATTGCTTTCTCTGACTTTTTTCCTCGAGTGGGTTGGCTTATCGACCGAGTTTCAGGACAGAACAAGACACTGAACAATGTTTTCTCGGAGCTAGACACTTTCTTCCAGAACATTCTTGATGATCATCTTAAGCCCGGAAGAACCGTGTCAGAGAACCCTGACGTTGTAGATGTGATGGTTGAGCTCATGAAGAAGCAAGAGAGAGATGGTGACTCTTTCAAGCTCACCACAGATCATTTCAAAGGAATCATCTCG GACATATTTCTTGCGGGAGTAAACACAAGCGTCATCACACTGATCTGGGCCATGACTGAGCTGATCAGAAACCCGAGAGTGATGGAGAAAGTGCAACACGAGATTAGGACAACACTTGGGGACAAGAAGAAGAGTCTAACAGCAGATGATCTAAACCACCTTAACTACTTCAAACTCGTGGTCAAGGAGACATTCAGGTTACACCCAGCAGCTCCACTCTTACTCCCAAGAGAAACAATGTCTCACGTCAAGATCCAAGGCTACGATATCCCCAAGAAATCCCAGATGATGATCAACATTTACTCGATAGCACGCGATCCAAAACTCTGGACAAACCCTGATGAGTTTAACCCTGACAGGTTTCTCGAGAGTTCTGTAGATTATAGGGGACTAAACTTTGAGCTTTTACCGTTTGGTTCTGGCCGGAGAATTTGTCCAGGGATGAATATGGGAATCGCCACGGTGGAGTTGGGACTGTTGAATCTGCTTTACTTCTTTAACTGGGGGTTGCCTGAAGGGAAGACTGTGAAAGACATCGACTTGGAAGAAACTGGTTCGATCATTATCAGCAAGAAAACAACTCTTGAGCTTGTTCCACTTCTTCATAACTTCAACAAATAG